In Neobacillus endophyticus, a single window of DNA contains:
- a CDS encoding DUF3953 domain-containing protein yields the protein MIFSIYGLIVNNQEVLPINLFLLGIIMFSFGISELQQRKRTGTFYMLVSALLFYGVLKTALLHVH from the coding sequence GTGATATTCAGTATTTATGGTTTAATCGTAAACAATCAAGAGGTTCTTCCAATTAACCTGTTTTTGTTAGGGATTATAATGTTTTCTTTTGGCATTTCTGAGTTACAACAACGAAAAAGAACTGGTACGTTTTATATGCTGGTTTCAGCCCTTCTGTTTTATGGCGTTTTAAAAACGGCACTATTACATGTTCATTAA
- a CDS encoding tyrosine-type recombinase/integrase, with product MLEEYITNLEKQDKSPKTIISYRNDILIFMDDLHIKPNEFVTATDVRKWINGMLHPNDRKPLAITTINRRLNALRSFYSWAQKNQKLQHNPMEEIQDIKSADENQEKIMWLTEEEFEDLLNRVRKTPVKSRGVDPEEKYRRDRAIIYLLTYAGLRVDELSHLKLTDLDMELKRIRILGKGRKLRTVPMSNTLWQELYDWLLFRAEMANRKEHVAESPYVFYSQRSPQFTVRGIQTMMESYSLPQKKLTPHMFRHTFCKWMLKATHNDIEKVRRLAGHSNISTTARYLKDSYSDLADAVEAMPKF from the coding sequence GTGCTAGAAGAATATATTACCAATCTTGAAAAACAGGATAAGTCCCCTAAAACCATTATTTCCTATCGGAATGATATTCTTATTTTTATGGATGATTTACATATAAAACCAAATGAATTTGTGACGGCAACAGATGTAAGAAAATGGATAAACGGTATGTTACATCCAAATGATAGAAAGCCTTTGGCCATCACGACGATTAATCGACGATTAAATGCTTTACGCAGTTTTTATTCATGGGCTCAAAAAAATCAAAAGCTGCAGCATAATCCAATGGAAGAAATTCAGGACATTAAGTCGGCCGATGAAAATCAAGAAAAAATCATGTGGCTTACAGAGGAAGAATTTGAAGATTTATTAAATCGTGTAAGAAAGACACCGGTTAAAAGCAGGGGAGTGGATCCTGAAGAAAAGTACCGGCGTGATCGGGCGATCATTTATTTATTGACGTACGCCGGTTTACGGGTAGATGAACTTTCCCATTTAAAGTTAACCGATCTTGACATGGAGTTAAAACGAATTCGAATTTTGGGGAAAGGACGAAAGCTTCGGACCGTGCCGATGTCCAACACCTTGTGGCAGGAACTGTACGACTGGTTACTCTTTCGGGCAGAAATGGCAAACAGGAAAGAGCATGTAGCAGAGTCGCCGTATGTCTTTTATAGCCAGCGGTCTCCACAATTTACGGTCCGTGGGATTCAGACGATGATGGAAAGCTATAGTTTGCCACAGAAAAAATTGACGCCTCATATGTTTAGGCATACATTCTGTAAATGGATGTTAAAAGCAACCCATAATGACATTGAAAAGGTGAGAAGACTCGCCGGTCATAGTAACATTTCTACCACGGCACGATATTTAAAAGATTCTTATAGCGACTTGGCTGATGCTGTGGAAGCCATGCCGAAATTTTAA
- a CDS encoding ArsR/SmtB family transcription factor produces MTMYSNISSTASLIGDPTRTTILIALADGQALTAGELATLSGVSPQTASAHLAKLVEGSLISVEVQGRHRYYKLAGPEVAQVMEAIAVVSPPVKVRSLRQSSHKKALDYARTCYDHLAGKLGVALTEALIELGYLRDLGEFYQLTDKGKQWLREFGIHPLPKKVNPEAVPLHIDWTVRKHHLAGPLAISITQRLIDLGWVEKGAIRRSIQLTNLGRSAIGNEFMFDPTTL; encoded by the coding sequence ATGACGATGTATTCTAATATCTCCTCTACAGCCTCACTCATAGGTGACCCCACACGAACAACGATCCTAATAGCCCTGGCAGATGGTCAGGCATTAACAGCCGGTGAACTTGCAACCCTATCTGGTGTATCTCCGCAAACGGCGAGTGCTCATTTAGCAAAACTGGTTGAAGGCTCACTTATTAGTGTGGAAGTTCAGGGACGTCATCGTTATTACAAACTTGCTGGACCGGAGGTTGCTCAAGTTATGGAGGCAATTGCTGTAGTTTCGCCACCTGTGAAAGTACGATCTCTACGTCAATCCAGCCACAAAAAGGCTCTGGATTATGCTCGTACCTGTTATGATCATTTAGCAGGAAAATTGGGTGTTGCACTTACAGAAGCATTGATTGAGTTGGGATATCTCCGTGATTTAGGGGAGTTTTATCAATTGACTGATAAAGGAAAACAATGGTTACGAGAATTTGGTATCCATCCCTTACCTAAAAAAGTGAATCCTGAAGCCGTTCCTCTTCATATTGATTGGACAGTTCGAAAACATCATTTAGCAGGGCCGTTGGCGATATCAATTACACAACGTCTCATTGATCTAGGTTGGGTTGAAAAAGGAGCCATTCGTCGTTCTATACAATTAACCAATTTGGGACGTTCAGCCATAGGCAATGAATTTATGTTTGATCCCACTACATTGTAG
- a CDS encoding MFS transporter codes for MRKDRIQTNQTDQMIVLTAGIGMFLSTLDTGIINVALPTLVQSFNSSITVMTWTITMYTLALVGTIIIFGRLSDKYGRLKIYASGLIVFFMASILCGLSTSPGELITFRTLQGIGAAMLQGTAVAIITTAIPKERQGVALGTLGVLLGLGPVLGPSIGGFLISLGSWRWIFFINIPITLVGLLGCTIVFKKVKESRNAIQIDLPGSILLGFSVLALLRGLSMLSTSGIVSIESLGPIMLFAILFVLFFFWERKAKEPIVNLKLFLHGDFAAPVLGIFVLGGATSLGFIVPPYFLEQVSKLEPWQAGLVNLSAPLGLVLMSKVSGRLIEKAGTTRLMMIGLIIMAVTYGILGIMQSNWSPSLIATLLMLYGVGAGFFVPPNTSAIMSAVGREIQGTIGAFQRMMQNLGIALYATIASVFIRTHSHSGIETIMSGFREAWIFASGTILLSLLIFIFVFRRNPINQTSDIYKHTD; via the coding sequence ATGAGAAAGGACAGGATACAAACGAACCAAACTGATCAAATGATTGTACTTACAGCAGGTATTGGAATGTTCTTATCTACTTTGGATACAGGGATTATTAACGTGGCATTACCCACATTGGTACAGTCTTTCAATTCCTCAATTACTGTTATGACCTGGACTATTACGATGTATACGTTGGCTCTGGTTGGGACTATTATTATTTTTGGACGTTTAAGTGATAAGTATGGACGTTTAAAGATTTATGCTTCAGGCCTCATTGTATTTTTCATGGCTTCCATACTTTGTGGTCTATCTACCTCCCCAGGTGAATTGATCACATTCCGTACCCTTCAAGGAATTGGTGCTGCTATGTTACAGGGAACTGCTGTAGCCATTATTACCACTGCAATTCCAAAAGAGCGACAAGGAGTAGCTCTAGGAACATTAGGAGTTCTATTGGGGCTAGGGCCGGTTCTTGGTCCAAGTATTGGGGGGTTTTTAATCTCCTTGGGAAGCTGGAGATGGATTTTTTTTATCAATATACCCATCACTTTAGTAGGTTTATTAGGCTGTACTATAGTCTTTAAAAAAGTAAAGGAATCAAGAAACGCCATCCAAATTGATTTGCCGGGCAGTATATTATTGGGCTTTTCCGTATTAGCCCTACTCCGAGGGCTTTCAATGTTATCTACATCAGGAATTGTAAGCATTGAGTCCCTCGGACCTATTATGCTTTTTGCAATTTTATTTGTACTATTCTTCTTTTGGGAGAGAAAAGCGAAAGAACCTATTGTGAATTTAAAGCTATTCCTGCATGGTGATTTTGCTGCACCCGTTTTGGGGATATTTGTACTTGGTGGGGCAACCTCACTAGGTTTTATTGTTCCTCCTTACTTTTTAGAACAAGTGTCAAAGCTTGAACCATGGCAAGCTGGCCTAGTCAATTTGTCTGCCCCTTTAGGGCTTGTTTTAATGTCTAAAGTATCCGGACGGTTAATTGAAAAAGCAGGCACTACTCGCCTTATGATGATTGGCCTTATTATTATGGCTGTTACTTATGGAATTCTCGGTATAATGCAATCGAATTGGAGTCCGTCTCTAATTGCAACATTGTTAATGTTATACGGGGTTGGTGCAGGCTTTTTTGTACCACCCAATACTTCGGCTATTATGAGTGCAGTTGGTCGAGAGATTCAGGGAACAATAGGTGCTTTTCAGCGAATGATGCAAAATCTTGGAATTGCCCTGTATGCAACGATAGCCTCAGTGTTTATCCGAACCCATTCGCATTCAGGTATAGAGACAATCATGAGTGGTTTTCGAGAAGCATGGATATTTGCGTCTGGAACCATTTTGTTGAGTCTACTGATTTTTATATTTGTTTTTAGACGTAATCCTATAAATCAAACTTCCGATATCTACAAGCATACCGACTAA